One region of Rhodocaloribacter litoris genomic DNA includes:
- a CDS encoding formimidoylglutamate deiminase, with amino-acid sequence MRLKELHCPTALLPDGWARDVVIKFDEAGWIRSVRTEVMSWPAVSAAGPVLPGMPNVHSHAFQRALAGLTQVAGPGDDDFWSWRQMMYAFAGRMTPEAVEATAEQLYVTMLKSGYTAVGEFHYLHHQPDGTPYADRAELSRRILVAARRVGIGLTHLPVLYAYGGFGAQPPSDEQRRFLNDVDGLGRILEAVAADCAQDPQLRLGLAPHSLRAVTEAMLHEALALLDRLDPSAPVHIHVAEQMREVMDCLVWSGQRPVAWLLDHMPVSERWCLVHATHMMPEETAALAASGAVAGLCPTTEADLGDGLFPVVDYLRQQGRFGIGSDSHTLVSPADELRMLEYGQRLSRQRRNVLRHADHPSIGRGLYTAALDGGARALGRPIGRIAPGYRADLVVLNAEDPLLFGKSDDAILDTYLFSGGPALVHDVIVGGRHLVQAGHHPDEEAIAARYRRTMERLLRQVV; translated from the coding sequence ATGCGGTTGAAAGAACTCCATTGCCCGACGGCGCTGTTGCCGGACGGCTGGGCCCGCGACGTGGTGATCAAGTTCGACGAGGCCGGATGGATCCGGTCGGTACGGACGGAGGTGATGAGCTGGCCGGCGGTCTCGGCGGCCGGGCCGGTCCTGCCCGGCATGCCGAACGTACATTCCCACGCCTTCCAGCGGGCCCTGGCCGGGCTGACCCAGGTAGCCGGTCCCGGGGACGACGACTTCTGGTCGTGGCGGCAGATGATGTATGCCTTCGCCGGGCGGATGACGCCGGAGGCCGTCGAGGCGACCGCCGAACAGCTCTACGTGACGATGCTCAAGAGCGGCTACACGGCCGTGGGCGAGTTCCACTACCTGCACCACCAGCCCGACGGCACCCCCTACGCAGACCGGGCCGAGCTCTCGCGGCGCATCCTGGTGGCGGCCCGGCGGGTCGGCATCGGCCTGACGCACCTGCCGGTGCTCTACGCCTACGGCGGCTTCGGCGCACAGCCACCCTCCGATGAGCAACGCCGCTTCCTCAACGACGTCGACGGGCTGGGGCGCATCCTGGAGGCGGTGGCGGCCGACTGCGCGCAGGACCCGCAGCTGCGCCTCGGCCTGGCTCCCCACTCGCTCCGTGCCGTCACCGAGGCCATGCTGCACGAGGCCCTCGCCCTGCTCGACCGCCTCGACCCCTCGGCGCCGGTCCACATCCACGTGGCCGAACAGATGCGGGAGGTGATGGACTGCCTGGTCTGGAGCGGGCAGCGCCCGGTGGCCTGGCTGCTGGACCACATGCCCGTCTCCGAACGGTGGTGCCTCGTGCACGCCACCCACATGATGCCGGAGGAAACCGCCGCGCTGGCGGCCTCCGGCGCGGTCGCCGGCCTCTGCCCCACCACCGAGGCCGACCTCGGCGACGGGCTCTTTCCCGTGGTGGATTACCTCCGGCAACAGGGACGCTTCGGCATCGGCTCGGACAGCCACACCCTCGTCTCCCCCGCCGACGAACTGCGCATGCTCGAATACGGGCAGCGTCTCTCCCGCCAGCGCCGGAACGTGTTGCGGCATGCGGATCACCCCTCGATCGGGCGCGGGCTCTATACGGCGGCCCTCGACGGCGGCGCCCGTGCCCTCGGACGGCCCATCGGCCGCATCGCTCCCGGCTACCGGGCCGACCTCGTCGTACTCAACGCCGAAGACCCGCTCCTCTTCGGAAAAAGCGATGACGCCATCCTGGACACGTACCTCTTCTCCGGCGGCCCGGCCCTCGTCCACGACGTCATCGTCGGCGGGCGTCATCTCGTGCAGGCCGGGCATCATCCCGACGAGGAAGCCATCGCCGCACGCTACCGCCGGACGATGGAACGGCTGCTCCGCCAGGTCGTGTGA
- a CDS encoding dipeptidase, whose product MRPLFFCLILSMLVLPACDRGEEALVETARAIHERVLTIDTHADIPFNFATEEVDPLDADRQVNLQKMQEGGLDAAFFIVYVGQTERTPENYEKAKADALVKFDAIHRMTEELYPDLIELAYTADDVERIHRAGKLVAAIGIENGYVIGKDLALLKQYHDLGARYMTLAHNGHNDIADSAQPQPELGDVEAEHDGLSPFGEEVVREMNRLGIMVDVSHISKAAMLDAVRVSRAPVIASHSSVRALADHPRNMDDEQLRALKENGGVIQIVALEAFVKADPPEKEAAVAALREEMGITGYAAWQALSDSARAVYRARMDEIDARWPGPDVRDFVDHIDYAVELIGIDHVGIASDFDGGGGLEGWQDASETFNVTLELVRRGYTEAQIAQLWGGNLLRVWREVERVAREMQAEVASR is encoded by the coding sequence ATGCGCCCCCTTTTCTTCTGCCTGATTCTCTCGATGCTCGTTCTCCCTGCGTGCGACCGGGGCGAGGAGGCCCTCGTCGAAACGGCCCGTGCCATCCACGAGCGCGTGCTCACCATCGACACGCACGCCGACATTCCCTTCAACTTCGCCACCGAGGAGGTGGACCCCCTCGACGCCGACCGCCAGGTCAACCTGCAGAAGATGCAGGAAGGCGGGCTGGATGCGGCCTTCTTCATCGTCTACGTCGGGCAGACCGAGCGCACGCCGGAGAACTACGAGAAGGCGAAGGCCGACGCCCTGGTCAAGTTCGACGCCATCCATCGCATGACCGAGGAGCTGTACCCGGACCTGATCGAGCTGGCCTACACGGCGGACGACGTCGAGCGCATCCACCGTGCGGGCAAGCTGGTGGCCGCCATCGGCATCGAGAACGGCTACGTCATCGGAAAGGACCTCGCGCTCCTGAAACAATACCATGACCTCGGTGCCCGGTACATGACGCTGGCGCACAACGGCCACAACGACATCGCGGACTCGGCGCAGCCGCAGCCGGAGCTGGGCGACGTCGAGGCCGAGCACGACGGCCTCAGTCCCTTCGGCGAGGAAGTCGTCCGGGAGATGAATCGCCTCGGCATCATGGTGGACGTCTCGCACATCTCGAAGGCCGCCATGCTCGATGCGGTGCGGGTCTCGAGGGCGCCCGTCATCGCCTCCCATTCGAGCGTGCGGGCGCTGGCCGACCACCCGCGCAACATGGACGACGAACAACTCCGGGCCCTGAAGGAGAACGGCGGCGTCATCCAGATCGTGGCGCTCGAGGCCTTCGTGAAGGCCGACCCGCCCGAAAAAGAGGCGGCCGTGGCGGCGTTGCGGGAGGAGATGGGCATCACCGGCTATGCGGCCTGGCAGGCCCTTTCGGACTCGGCCCGCGCCGTCTACCGCGCCCGTATGGACGAGATCGACGCCCGCTGGCCCGGCCCCGACGTCCGCGACTTCGTCGACCACATCGACTATGCCGTGGAGCTGATCGGCATCGACCACGTCGGCATCGCGTCCGACTTCGACGGCGGAGGCGGCCTCGAGGGCTGGCAGGACGCCTCGGAGACGTTCAACGTGACGCTGGAGCTCGTCCGCCGGGGCTACACCGAGGCGCAGATTGCGCAGCTATGGGGCGGCAACCTGCTGCGCGTCTGGCGCGAGGTCGAGCGCGTCGCCCGTGAGATGCAGGCCGAGGTGGCTTCCCGCTGA
- a CDS encoding sugar phosphate isomerase/epimerase family protein — translation MKLALFRHLWGIDLGLEEAFPRIKAAGYDGVEAALPPVNRRSHFKDLLAAYELQFIPVLFTRGRTVAEHITSFWRQLEAALKDFEPVVITSRDGVDAWTEEQSIRYFQDVLSIEANHGVRVAHETQRGRILFHPWITGRLIERFEGLMLCGDFSHWVCVCERLLEDQAPLLERCAARTLHLHARVGYAQGPQVPDPRLPRYRDALAAHEHWWDRVWDAQERQGLATTTLTPEFGPPPYLHIHPQTGEPLADLWEVCDWMARRQADRFAARA, via the coding sequence ATGAAGCTTGCACTTTTTCGTCATCTCTGGGGCATCGACCTTGGACTGGAGGAGGCTTTTCCCCGGATCAAGGCGGCCGGCTACGACGGCGTCGAGGCCGCGTTGCCCCCGGTGAACCGGCGCTCCCACTTCAAGGACCTGCTGGCGGCGTATGAGCTGCAGTTCATCCCGGTGCTTTTCACCCGGGGCCGGACCGTCGCCGAGCACATCACTTCGTTCTGGCGGCAGCTCGAGGCCGCCCTGAAGGACTTCGAACCCGTGGTCATCACCAGCCGCGACGGGGTCGATGCGTGGACGGAGGAGCAGAGCATCCGGTATTTCCAGGATGTACTGAGCATCGAGGCCAACCACGGCGTGCGTGTGGCCCACGAGACGCAGCGGGGGCGCATCCTCTTTCATCCGTGGATCACGGGCCGGCTGATCGAGCGTTTCGAGGGGCTCATGCTCTGCGGCGACTTCAGTCACTGGGTGTGTGTCTGCGAGCGCTTGCTGGAAGATCAGGCCCCCCTGCTGGAGCGGTGTGCGGCGCGGACGCTGCACCTGCATGCCCGTGTCGGGTACGCCCAGGGGCCGCAGGTGCCCGACCCCCGGCTGCCCCGCTACCGGGATGCCCTGGCGGCCCACGAACACTGGTGGGATCGGGTCTGGGATGCCCAGGAGCGCCAGGGCCTGGCCACGACCACGCTGACGCCCGAGTTCGGCCCGCCACCGTATCTGCACATCCACCCGCAGACCGGGGAACCCCTGGCCGACCTGTGGGAGGTCTGCGACTGGATGGCCCGGCGACAGGCCGACCGTTTCGCCGCACGAGCCTGA
- a CDS encoding CRTAC1 family protein, which produces MPARSTSTRRCRRSPAPALLLAAVFLAAGGAGCGAPGSSEPSRPPATAPAARPAFTDLTTAAGLGDFRHENGARGDTWFPETMGSGGGFLDANGDGHPDIVLVGGGAWTPEEDRAVRKLWLYLNNGDGTFTLAPAGTLPDDLPGYGMGLAVADYDNDGDDDLFFTTLGPDHLLRNDGGVFTDVTRSAGLPHDPTWSTAALFFDADRDGHLDLYVAGYVKWSPETDLFCSQDGENKGYCTPELYEGVPGRFYHNRGDGTFEDRTAAAGFDTATGKTLGVIDLDFNRDGWPDLAFANDTDPDQLYRNNGDGTFTETGVASGIAFDEQGRARAGMGIDAGVVDPSGEETLFVGNFSNEMISVYRHLGHGVFLDRAAASQIGRTSLLTLTFSVFLFDADLDGDLDLFAANGHVQPHIERVSDQIRFRQPPHLFLNDGNGTFTDIAPELGGVMTRPLVARAAATADIDRDGDLDVLLTENAGPAHLWRNDLDAPRHWLRVDLEGRVSNRDGLGARIEILAGGQRQVRRVRRNAGFLSTFEKTATFGLGNATRVDSLVVYWPGGHVDRFAGIETNQTVRVIEGEALLRPQAPPKPETRTRRPTS; this is translated from the coding sequence ATGCCGGCACGATCGACTTCGACCCGCCGCTGCCGGAGGTCTCCGGCGCCGGCGTTGCTGCTGGCGGCGGTGTTCCTGGCCGCCGGCGGCGCCGGATGCGGTGCCCCGGGTTCTTCGGAACCCTCCCGCCCCCCGGCCACCGCCCCGGCCGCCCGTCCCGCCTTTACCGACCTCACCACCGCAGCCGGCCTCGGCGACTTCCGCCACGAGAACGGCGCCCGCGGCGACACCTGGTTTCCCGAAACCATGGGCTCGGGCGGCGGCTTCCTCGACGCCAACGGAGACGGCCACCCGGACATCGTCCTCGTCGGCGGCGGCGCCTGGACGCCCGAGGAGGACCGCGCCGTCCGCAAGCTCTGGCTCTACCTCAACAACGGCGACGGCACCTTCACCCTCGCCCCCGCGGGGACCCTCCCCGACGACCTCCCCGGCTACGGCATGGGCCTGGCCGTGGCCGACTACGACAACGACGGCGACGACGACCTCTTCTTCACCACCCTCGGCCCCGATCACCTGCTCCGCAACGACGGCGGCGTCTTCACCGACGTGACCCGCTCCGCCGGCCTCCCCCACGACCCCACCTGGAGCACCGCCGCCCTCTTCTTCGACGCCGACCGCGACGGCCACCTCGACCTCTACGTCGCCGGCTACGTGAAATGGTCCCCCGAAACCGACCTCTTCTGCTCGCAGGACGGGGAAAACAAGGGCTATTGTACCCCCGAACTCTATGAAGGCGTGCCGGGACGCTTCTACCACAACCGGGGGGACGGCACCTTCGAAGACCGCACCGCGGCCGCCGGCTTCGACACCGCCACCGGCAAAACGCTCGGTGTCATCGACCTGGACTTCAACCGCGACGGCTGGCCCGACCTCGCCTTCGCCAACGATACCGACCCCGACCAGCTCTACCGGAACAACGGGGACGGCACCTTCACCGAAACCGGCGTCGCCAGCGGCATCGCCTTCGACGAGCAGGGCCGGGCACGGGCCGGCATGGGCATCGACGCCGGCGTCGTGGACCCCTCGGGCGAGGAAACCCTTTTCGTGGGCAACTTCTCCAACGAGATGATCAGCGTCTACCGCCACCTCGGCCACGGCGTCTTCCTCGACCGGGCCGCCGCCTCCCAGATCGGCCGTACCAGCCTCCTCACCCTCACCTTCAGCGTCTTCCTCTTCGACGCAGACCTCGACGGCGACCTCGACCTCTTCGCCGCCAACGGGCACGTGCAACCGCACATCGAGCGCGTCTCGGACCAGATCCGCTTTCGCCAGCCCCCCCACCTCTTCCTCAACGACGGCAACGGTACCTTCACCGACATCGCCCCGGAACTGGGCGGTGTGATGACCCGCCCCCTGGTGGCCCGCGCCGCCGCCACGGCCGACATCGACCGCGACGGCGACCTGGACGTACTCCTGACCGAAAACGCCGGACCGGCCCACCTCTGGCGCAATGACCTCGACGCCCCCCGGCACTGGCTCCGCGTCGACCTCGAGGGCCGCGTGAGCAACCGGGACGGCCTCGGCGCCCGCATCGAGATCCTCGCCGGCGGCCAGCGGCAGGTACGACGGGTCCGGCGCAACGCCGGCTTCCTCTCGACCTTCGAGAAAACCGCCACGTTCGGCCTCGGCAACGCGACCCGCGTCGACTCGCTCGTCGTCTACTGGCCCGGCGGCCACGTGGACCGCTTTGCCGGCATCGAGACCAACCAGACGGTGCGCGTGATCGAAGGCGAAGCGTTGCTCCGGCCGCAGGCCCCTCCGAAACCCGAAACACGAACGCGCCGACCCACATCTTGA
- a CDS encoding pyridoxal phosphate-dependent decarboxylase family protein: MKPETIDLDALETAARQLDPDARERARLMKAVFAYADRYLESLPDQPAYFDRPDNGRALRETPIPEEGIGLDAALELLRQHVDTVGINPTSGRFLGYIPGGGLFHAALGDFLAAVTNRYAGVFFAGPGAVRIENLLIRWMARLAGYPETAAGYLAAGGSLANLTAIVTARDDRGLEGDAIARAVVYFTEHVHHSVNKALRLAGLRRLARRRIPVDTRYRMDAAALERAIEADRRAGLAPWMVIASAGTTNTGSVDPLDTIGQIAAAHGLWYHIDAAYGGFFALCEDGAALLRGMNRSDSLVMDPHKTLFLPYGTGALLVRDGQKLHAAHAAEADYLQDTYADGGDETELSPADLSPELTKHFRGLRLWLPLQVVGLAPFRAALAEKLLLARYFHERMRSVDGFEVGPAPDLSVVIYRYVPPRGDADAFNERLAEALRRDGRIFVSSTRLNGQFWLRMAAVGFRTHREDIDTAIEVLERTARRLAAL, from the coding sequence TTGAAACCGGAAACGATCGACCTCGACGCCCTGGAAACCGCCGCCCGGCAGCTCGACCCGGACGCACGCGAGCGGGCACGGCTCATGAAGGCCGTCTTCGCCTACGCCGACCGCTACCTCGAAAGCCTGCCCGACCAACCGGCCTACTTCGACCGGCCCGACAACGGCCGGGCCCTGCGGGAGACCCCCATCCCGGAGGAAGGCATCGGCCTCGACGCCGCCCTCGAACTCCTGCGCCAGCACGTCGACACGGTGGGCATCAACCCCACCTCCGGCCGGTTTCTCGGCTATATCCCCGGCGGGGGGCTGTTCCATGCGGCCCTGGGCGACTTCCTCGCCGCCGTCACCAACCGGTATGCCGGCGTCTTCTTTGCCGGACCCGGCGCCGTGCGCATCGAAAACCTGCTCATCCGGTGGATGGCCCGCCTGGCAGGCTACCCGGAAACGGCGGCGGGCTACCTGGCTGCCGGCGGTAGCCTCGCCAACCTGACGGCCATCGTCACCGCCCGCGACGACCGGGGGCTCGAAGGAGACGCCATCGCCCGGGCCGTCGTCTACTTCACCGAACACGTCCACCACTCCGTGAACAAGGCGCTCCGGCTGGCCGGGCTGCGACGGCTCGCACGGCGCCGCATCCCCGTGGACACCCGCTACCGCATGGACGCCGCCGCCCTCGAACGGGCCATCGAGGCCGACCGGCGCGCCGGGCTGGCGCCGTGGATGGTCATCGCCTCGGCAGGCACCACGAACACTGGCTCCGTGGACCCGCTCGACACCATCGGCCAGATCGCCGCCGCGCACGGGCTCTGGTACCACATCGACGCGGCCTACGGCGGCTTCTTCGCCCTCTGCGAAGACGGAGCCGCCCTCCTTCGCGGCATGAACCGCTCGGACTCGCTCGTGATGGACCCGCACAAGACGCTCTTCCTGCCCTACGGCACGGGAGCCCTCCTCGTCCGCGACGGCCAGAAGCTCCATGCGGCCCATGCCGCCGAGGCAGACTACCTGCAGGACACGTACGCCGACGGCGGGGATGAAACGGAGCTCTCCCCCGCCGACCTCTCACCGGAGCTGACGAAGCACTTCCGCGGGCTGCGGCTGTGGCTGCCGCTGCAGGTCGTCGGGCTGGCGCCGTTCCGGGCCGCCCTGGCCGAGAAACTGCTGCTGGCGCGGTATTTCCACGAGCGGATGCGGTCCGTCGACGGCTTCGAGGTGGGGCCGGCGCCGGACCTGTCGGTGGTCATCTACCGGTACGTGCCGCCGCGCGGCGACGCCGACGCCTTCAATGAACGCCTGGCCGAAGCCCTGCGCCGGGACGGCCGCATCTTCGTCAGCTCCACCCGCCTGAACGGGCAGTTCTGGCTGCGCATGGCCGCCGTCGGCTTCCGCACCCACCGCGAGGACATCGACACGGCCATCGAAGTGCTGGAACGAACCGCCCGCCGGCTGGCCGCGCTATAA
- a CDS encoding BamA/OMP85 family outer membrane protein, which translates to MNAVLSSKSIRGWCWLWVGLAFASGGAGRAHGQQASASVPAAGAVWVLHAGEEVWPWPLAETPPLDSLDAVTARVLGHLRRDGHYFADLDTVRVDTTTHPPAVHVHVRPGPRVVVGRVRLLGMTVFDSLDVRDRMDTRPGRPLDPARLEADLQVILRRYEAEGFPLAQIHVREVTLLPGDPPRLGLTLQVDEGKTLVLDRVELPGAERTRPGYAARVAGVAPGAPLVAYDPELIRQRLLETGFFEEVGPPELVMEPGGQMVLRLPVKEAAPGAFDLVLGYLPATGTGGRGSLVGNGHLLLRNLFGAGRVLSLRLNRLPGQVSSVDVRMADPFLFGLPFSGEGRFEGLQQDSTYGKQRYQLELGYRFGAGLTAFVTVSRENTSPGQAGLRLRDGRQRIPRAEALFAGFGVRFQRVDRPVNPRRGLVVETNFERGRKQRTATVLTAEGDTTREGTSLRQERLRLHTRFYLPTFRRQVLAFGGEAAVLVSNRFDESDLFRFGGATSLRGYDEERFRGRFVARTFVEYRYQIDRLSYAYLFFDLGYVDTPAVIGLAASRGVHPGYGLGIQFSTALGLVNASYAINSEDGPTDGRVHVGLSFGL; encoded by the coding sequence GTGAACGCCGTGCTCTCGTCGAAGTCCATACGCGGCTGGTGCTGGCTCTGGGTGGGGCTGGCGTTCGCGTCGGGGGGGGCGGGGCGGGCACACGGGCAGCAGGCCTCGGCCTCCGTGCCAGCTGCCGGAGCCGTGTGGGTTCTTCATGCCGGGGAGGAGGTATGGCCGTGGCCGCTGGCCGAGACGCCGCCGCTCGACAGCCTGGACGCGGTGACGGCACGGGTGCTGGGACATCTCCGCCGTGACGGCCACTACTTCGCCGACCTCGACACGGTACGGGTGGATACGACGACCCACCCGCCGGCGGTGCACGTGCATGTCCGCCCGGGCCCCCGGGTCGTCGTGGGACGGGTGCGGCTCCTCGGCATGACCGTGTTCGACTCGCTCGACGTGCGCGACCGGATGGACACGCGCCCCGGTCGCCCGCTCGACCCGGCCCGCCTCGAAGCCGACCTGCAGGTGATCCTCCGGCGCTACGAAGCCGAGGGCTTCCCGCTGGCCCAGATTCACGTTCGGGAGGTGACCCTGTTGCCCGGCGACCCGCCCCGGCTGGGACTGACGCTCCAGGTCGATGAGGGCAAGACGCTCGTGCTCGACCGGGTGGAACTGCCGGGCGCCGAGCGTACCCGGCCCGGTTATGCGGCGCGGGTGGCCGGCGTCGCGCCCGGTGCCCCGCTGGTGGCCTACGACCCCGAACTCATACGGCAACGGCTGCTCGAGACGGGCTTCTTCGAAGAGGTGGGCCCGCCGGAGCTCGTCATGGAGCCCGGCGGTCAGATGGTGCTTCGCCTGCCCGTGAAAGAGGCGGCACCGGGGGCGTTCGACCTCGTGCTTGGCTACCTGCCCGCCACGGGCACGGGCGGGCGCGGTAGCCTCGTCGGCAACGGGCACTTGCTCCTGCGCAACCTCTTCGGCGCCGGACGGGTGCTCTCGCTCCGGCTCAACCGCCTGCCGGGACAGGTCAGCAGCGTCGACGTGCGGATGGCCGATCCCTTCCTCTTCGGGCTGCCGTTCAGCGGCGAAGGGCGCTTCGAAGGATTGCAACAAGACTCCACCTACGGCAAGCAGCGGTACCAGCTCGAACTCGGCTACCGCTTCGGTGCCGGGCTGACGGCCTTCGTCACCGTCAGCCGGGAGAACACCAGCCCGGGGCAGGCGGGCCTGCGGTTGCGTGACGGGCGCCAGCGCATTCCCCGTGCGGAAGCCCTCTTTGCCGGCTTCGGCGTGCGGTTCCAGCGGGTCGACCGGCCCGTCAACCCGCGGCGGGGGCTCGTCGTGGAGACCAACTTCGAACGGGGGCGGAAGCAACGCACCGCCACGGTGTTGACGGCCGAAGGCGATACCACGCGCGAGGGTACCTCGCTCCGCCAGGAGCGCCTCCGGCTGCACACCCGCTTCTACTTGCCGACGTTCCGGCGCCAGGTGCTCGCCTTCGGAGGCGAGGCGGCCGTGCTCGTCAGCAACCGCTTCGACGAGAGTGACCTGTTCCGCTTCGGCGGGGCCACCTCGCTCCGGGGATACGACGAGGAACGCTTCCGGGGGCGCTTCGTGGCCCGCACGTTCGTCGAATACCGTTATCAGATCGACCGGCTCTCCTATGCCTACCTGTTCTTCGACCTGGGCTACGTCGACACGCCGGCCGTGATCGGGCTGGCGGCCTCGCGGGGGGTTCATCCCGGGTACGGGCTCGGCATCCAGTTCAGCACCGCGCTCGGGCTCGTCAACGCCAGCTATGCGATCAACAGCGAGGACGGTCCCACCGACGGGCGTGTGCACGTCGGCCTCTCGTTCGGCTTATAG
- a CDS encoding amidohydrolase family protein has product MTRLLALLPLLFALTGSNPLPPPETVTAFVGVHVVPMDSERVLENQTVLVRGTRIVAVGEAGAVRVPADAVRIDGQGRYLMPGLAEMHGHLLPPGADPADVENLLFLYLANGITTVRVMLGFENSLELRAKTSRGELLGPTFYMAGPGFSGSTINSPEEAEARVRSQKAAGWDLLKVFPGLTREEYDAMARTAHEVGIRFAGHVPADVGLRHALEMGQDTFDHLDGYVEYLGGDRGEIDDAQLAEVVRLTREAGAWVVPTMALWEYLFGVVEPETLQAYPELQYMPPGQVEAWVENYRRRLASPDRDAAAAQRVIRNRMRILRALHEGGAGILMGTDSPQLFSVPGFSLHRELERMTAAGMTPYDVLRTGTYNVGAYFNGKDTFGTVAVGRRADLILLEGNPLESLDHLRRPAGVMVRGTWLPRETIQERLARIAAAYAR; this is encoded by the coding sequence ATGACCCGCCTGCTTGCCCTTCTGCCGCTGCTTTTCGCCCTCACCGGCTCGAACCCCCTCCCGCCGCCGGAGACGGTGACGGCCTTCGTGGGCGTCCACGTCGTGCCCATGGACAGCGAGCGCGTGCTCGAGAACCAGACTGTGCTGGTGCGCGGCACCCGCATCGTCGCCGTCGGGGAGGCCGGAGCCGTCAGGGTGCCGGCGGATGCGGTGCGCATCGACGGACAGGGCCGGTATCTCATGCCCGGCCTGGCCGAAATGCACGGGCACCTGCTGCCGCCCGGCGCCGACCCCGCCGACGTCGAGAACCTCCTGTTTCTCTACCTGGCCAACGGCATCACGACCGTGCGGGTGATGCTCGGCTTCGAGAACTCGCTCGAACTGCGGGCAAAAACCAGCCGGGGTGAGCTCCTCGGGCCGACGTTCTACATGGCCGGACCGGGTTTCAGCGGCAGCACCATCAACTCGCCCGAGGAGGCCGAAGCCCGGGTGCGCAGCCAGAAGGCCGCGGGCTGGGATCTGCTCAAGGTCTTTCCGGGCCTCACCCGCGAAGAGTACGACGCGATGGCCCGTACGGCCCACGAGGTCGGTATCCGGTTCGCCGGCCACGTCCCGGCCGACGTCGGGCTGCGCCACGCCCTCGAAATGGGACAGGACACCTTCGACCACCTCGACGGCTACGTCGAGTACCTGGGCGGCGACCGGGGTGAGATCGATGACGCGCAGCTTGCCGAGGTCGTGCGCCTCACCCGCGAGGCCGGTGCCTGGGTGGTGCCGACGATGGCCCTCTGGGAATACCTCTTCGGCGTGGTCGAGCCGGAGACGCTGCAGGCCTATCCGGAGCTGCAATACATGCCGCCTGGCCAGGTCGAGGCCTGGGTGGAGAACTACCGCCGTCGCCTGGCGAGCCCGGACCGGGATGCGGCGGCGGCACAGCGCGTCATACGCAACCGGATGCGCATCCTGCGCGCCCTGCATGAGGGCGGTGCCGGCATCCTCATGGGCACCGATTCCCCGCAGCTCTTCAGCGTGCCCGGCTTTTCCCTGCACCGCGAGCTCGAACGCATGACGGCGGCCGGCATGACGCCCTACGACGTGCTCCGCACCGGCACGTACAACGTCGGGGCGTACTTCAACGGCAAAGACACGTTCGGTACGGTGGCCGTCGGGCGCCGCGCCGACCTGATCCTGCTCGAGGGCAACCCCCTTGAAAGCCTCGACCACCTCAGGCGCCCCGCCGGCGTGATGGTGCGCGGTACCTGGCTGCCCCGCGAAACCATCCAGGAACGGCTGGCACGGATCGCCGCCGCCTATGCCCGGTAG